A DNA window from Mesoplasma coleopterae contains the following coding sequences:
- a CDS encoding ABC transporter permease, translating to MKKTSNWLLFKQGLKGIFKFKIQFVIILILSFLSIFILTTSISLRDRLNHTYNEVVKSVDKFDYEYNDEFFGKSGGITSNSVSQNPMIMFIDPESYSTINGSSKTFNISFNEIYGGKTFITESFLDQKMKNTYEKSDWNLLTSKDFMVKTRNILLNYFYRDLVGALNGKETESSINLEKTPIFAYASTLNKDEIKSDYEVIQGYQSIQTIDMYKIKQKDLFYFSTIAFSSIGAYISEINNTYNLNSAKPGHLADVTYEIITGNSLRETPINTNLIVNDQNKYSLRVNNSTNSDALINISSNSAHDIENAIKENGLKGITTPTFVQNNNKNNKIINLNSFKLQSAANGDDWSARLNAFDSTKIDENLFNNLMNKSNYDWILEGKNYAKMDDEVANILSFTYKMQSDIAAVASNVETEFRKEFSVFDNSSQIEYKTIVLDEMKHSNLKILNPDKGGRMPITKGEILISEQFARARKIPLFSDLKVGAQNFTVVGYATDTFSYYPVVNDDLPIPQPKNTGIIYASVDTLKSLWEDAPSSNREKISKTSVKRFVWTNEKSDMNLFNYLFSPSQKAKTFSESVYRFSWDLQPQVVLAYSLFTIIISLIIGIIALSGLLISLKKSIKANTKQIGILKALGVEPHNIALSYIAQSVIIAVFIIPLSWGIGLLVQSGFVHLFIPYFSIQLYQIQVSVLPLILGFIFFGFLSVMVSFLVAWRLTNKPVIEILRVEETKKTHSWILNKMKNTIFSKSKFTLKFSITLASTNRRNIYLMTIVIFITSFLVSIGFTIPATVRTAQSAYYKNVEYSNSYNYVENVSNAPLSKGTISYSKDPNVIDKDYTKHGEIYSYSNPSNYFESTYDSSPISKYLYNGMNANNKPVFSNTVKYLVSDSANMPSNSEGETEAKTGLFQIITEQFGNNFANGIGSQFSIGTIEQIFGLLSSSLYDATTLNPETNIAQETYLNDALVQKKYDVITKNLTQAIPMILGSILGSSTTGDEKDWKEQILSVISSAAPAFVQSYIQDPSRVQQYGFGYGVKKIFKDSETFATNIQVSNNKNNIKLTGLEQNQKAFTINENLKNKLFVSEETLEKINNVFNGTKYDSDIEENGFKYYDHETNTINVPILPNKQALNLYELNKNNTIDDIFTKQQQILFEHKNGDNTTYDVLPKEAWIYDDSDFINSNYFNNSFGKDSEKAKTIINDRTGTYQTDKNYLSLYDLDNNKFTYKYLYDETNKLQKDSYLFNDFAVKNNEGVSYVRPYYEFSNIKLFLPKALLNEEEKNGINKWANFNKKNGVNPAGYFEDNISSNNIPSATKKAWESIYGTEASSKGYIMIKPYSLEYSLSKEESINRGLANIVEGQPLWFLDAMRANLFKQEITQVKYTNTDLKVNLKSVGSLDSYNGSLTIVDQGLANLIGNFSISKKYDVNYNFFEPEIVYKAGQTINANGVAFTSSYDKYKLHNESEDLYVSDYTKMLNNGADSLNYTQMMWNNAKFSNIDEAVDLTTGFLQTTQENNGILLLSQIPIGNISKEDLRLQVADQKLLSIEKDLIAQISQLAISVAMLIIVSVIITSSLLIILIGDIYITHYERFMILMKSFGYSNWKVQKYSFGTVTILSIIGWILATLLACGLIALIMFMLKMTGFAVPFIISWWPFVASLAVVSISYFGSLILISRKVRKGDPAGLLMETHE from the coding sequence ATGAAAAAGACAAGTAATTGATTACTTTTTAAACAAGGTTTAAAAGGTATATTCAAATTTAAAATTCAATTTGTTATCATTTTAATTCTTTCTTTTTTATCAATTTTTATTTTAACAACCTCTATTTCTTTGAGAGATAGATTAAACCATACTTACAACGAAGTTGTAAAAAGTGTTGATAAGTTTGATTATGAATATAATGATGAATTTTTTGGTAAATCTGGTGGAATTACATCAAATAGTGTTTCACAAAATCCAATGATAATGTTTATTGACCCAGAATCATATTCAACAATTAATGGAAGTTCTAAAACTTTTAATATTTCTTTTAATGAAATATATGGTGGTAAAACTTTTATAACTGAATCATTTTTGGACCAAAAAATGAAAAACACATATGAGAAAAGCGATTGAAATCTTTTAACTAGTAAAGATTTCATGGTAAAAACAAGAAACATATTATTAAATTATTTTTATCGTGACTTAGTTGGAGCCTTAAATGGAAAAGAAACAGAAAGCTCTATTAATTTAGAAAAAACACCTATTTTTGCTTATGCTTCAACTTTAAACAAAGATGAAATAAAGTCTGATTATGAAGTTATTCAAGGATATCAATCGATACAAACCATTGATATGTACAAAATTAAGCAAAAAGATTTATTTTATTTTTCAACAATAGCATTTAGTAGTATTGGTGCATATATTTCAGAAATTAATAATACATATAACTTAAATTCAGCAAAACCAGGCCACCTTGCTGATGTAACATATGAAATAATTACAGGTAATAGTTTAAGAGAAACTCCTATTAATACTAATTTAATTGTTAATGATCAAAATAAATATTCTCTTAGAGTGAATAATTCAACAAATAGTGATGCTTTAATAAATATTTCTTCAAACTCAGCACATGATATTGAAAATGCTATAAAAGAAAATGGTTTAAAAGGTATAACTACGCCAACATTTGTTCAAAATAATAACAAAAATAATAAAATTATAAATCTTAATTCATTTAAATTGCAATCAGCTGCAAATGGCGATGATTGATCTGCTAGGCTGAATGCATTTGACTCTACTAAAATTGATGAAAATTTATTTAATAATTTAATGAATAAATCTAATTATGATTGAATTTTAGAAGGTAAGAATTATGCAAAAATGGATGATGAAGTTGCTAATATACTATCTTTTACATATAAAATGCAATCTGATATTGCAGCGGTTGCTTCAAATGTAGAAACAGAATTTAGAAAAGAATTTTCAGTATTTGATAATTCTTCACAAATTGAGTATAAGACTATTGTTTTAGACGAAATGAAGCATTCAAACTTAAAAATATTAAATCCCGATAAGGGAGGAAGAATGCCAATTACAAAGGGTGAAATATTAATTTCTGAACAATTTGCTAGAGCCAGAAAAATACCTTTGTTTTCAGATTTAAAAGTAGGAGCTCAAAACTTTACTGTTGTTGGTTATGCTACAGATACATTTTCATATTATCCTGTTGTAAATGATGATTTACCAATACCACAACCCAAAAATACAGGAATTATTTATGCATCAGTAGATACATTAAAATCATTGTGAGAAGATGCTCCATCTTCAAATAGAGAAAAAATTAGTAAAACATCTGTAAAAAGATTTGTTTGAACAAATGAAAAATCAGACATGAATTTATTTAATTATTTATTTTCTCCATCTCAAAAAGCAAAAACATTTAGTGAATCTGTATACAGATTCTCTTGAGACTTACAGCCTCAAGTTGTATTAGCTTATAGTTTATTCACAATCATAATATCATTAATAATAGGTATAATAGCTTTATCTGGTTTATTGATATCACTTAAAAAATCAATCAAAGCAAACACAAAACAAATAGGTATTTTAAAAGCGTTAGGTGTAGAACCACATAATATTGCTTTATCTTACATAGCACAATCAGTAATTATCGCTGTATTTATTATTCCATTAAGTTGAGGTATAGGATTATTAGTTCAATCTGGTTTTGTACATTTATTTATTCCATATTTTAGTATTCAATTGTATCAAATTCAGGTTTCTGTTTTACCACTTATTTTGGGATTCATATTTTTTGGTTTCTTGTCTGTAATGGTTTCATTCTTAGTTGCATGAAGATTAACAAATAAACCTGTTATTGAAATTTTAAGAGTTGAAGAAACTAAAAAAACTCATTCTTGAATTTTAAATAAAATGAAAAATACAATTTTCAGCAAATCTAAATTTACTTTGAAATTTAGTATAACTTTAGCTTCAACAAATAGAAGAAATATATATTTAATGACAATAGTTATTTTCATAACATCATTTTTAGTTTCAATAGGATTTACTATTCCAGCAACTGTAAGAACAGCTCAATCTGCATATTATAAAAATGTTGAATATTCAAATAGTTATAATTATGTTGAAAACGTTTCTAACGCCCCATTATCTAAAGGCACAATAAGTTATTCAAAGGATCCTAATGTAATAGACAAAGATTATACTAAACATGGTGAAATCTATTCATATTCAAATCCTTCAAATTACTTTGAATCAACATATGATTCATCCCCAATTTCTAAGTACTTGTATAATGGAATGAACGCTAATAATAAACCTGTATTTTCAAATACAGTTAAGTATTTAGTTTCTGATTCAGCCAACATGCCATCAAATAGTGAAGGTGAAACTGAGGCTAAAACAGGATTATTCCAAATTATTACAGAACAATTTGGTAATAACTTTGCTAATGGAATAGGTTCTCAATTTTCAATTGGAACTATTGAACAAATTTTTGGTCTTTTATCAAGTTCACTTTATGATGCAACTACGCTAAACCCTGAAACAAATATTGCTCAAGAAACATATTTAAATGACGCTTTAGTTCAAAAAAAATATGATGTTATTACTAAGAACTTAACTCAAGCTATACCAATGATATTAGGAAGCATATTAGGTTCAAGTACTACTGGTGATGAAAAAGATTGAAAAGAACAAATATTATCAGTTATATCATCAGCAGCCCCAGCATTTGTTCAAAGTTATATTCAAGATCCTTCAAGAGTCCAACAATATGGATTTGGATATGGTGTTAAAAAAATCTTTAAAGACAGTGAAACATTTGCAACAAATATTCAAGTTTCAAATAATAAAAATAATATTAAACTAACTGGTTTAGAACAAAATCAAAAAGCATTTACAATAAATGAAAATTTAAAAAATAAACTTTTTGTAAGTGAAGAAACTTTAGAAAAAATTAATAATGTCTTCAATGGTACAAAATATGATTCTGATATTGAAGAAAACGGCTTTAAATATTATGACCATGAAACTAACACAATAAACGTGCCAATTTTACCTAATAAACAAGCTTTAAATTTATATGAATTAAATAAAAATAACACAATTGATGATATTTTTACAAAACAACAACAAATTTTATTCGAACATAAAAATGGAGATAACACAACATATGATGTTCTGCCAAAAGAAGCATGAATATATGATGATTCTGATTTTATTAATTCAAATTACTTCAATAATTCTTTTGGTAAAGATAGTGAAAAAGCTAAAACTATAATAAATGATAGAACAGGTACATATCAAACAGATAAAAATTACCTAAGTTTATATGATTTAGATAATAATAAATTCACATACAAATATTTATACGATGAAACAAATAAACTTCAAAAGGATAGTTATTTATTTAATGATTTTGCTGTTAAAAATAATGAAGGAGTTTCATATGTTAGACCATATTATGAATTCTCAAATATTAAATTATTCCTGCCTAAGGCATTATTAAATGAAGAAGAAAAAAATGGAATAAATAAATGAGCAAATTTTAACAAAAAAAATGGTGTAAATCCTGCAGGATACTTTGAAGACAATATTTCATCAAATAATATTCCATCAGCTACTAAAAAAGCATGAGAATCAATTTATGGAACTGAAGCTAGTTCTAAAGGCTACATAATGATAAAACCTTATTCATTAGAGTACAGTTTATCTAAAGAAGAATCAATTAACAGAGGTTTAGCAAACATAGTAGAAGGACAACCTTTATGATTTCTTGATGCAATGAGAGCAAACTTATTTAAACAAGAAATAACTCAAGTTAAATATACAAATACTGATTTAAAAGTTAATTTAAAATCAGTTGGAAGTCTTGATTCATATAACGGAAGTTTAACAATTGTTGATCAGGGATTAGCTAACTTAATTGGAAATTTCTCAATCAGTAAAAAATACGATGTTAACTATAATTTCTTTGAACCAGAGATTGTTTATAAAGCAGGACAAACCATTAATGCTAATGGTGTAGCATTTACATCTAGTTATGATAAATATAAATTACATAACGAAAGTGAAGATTTATATGTTTCAGATTATACAAAAATGTTAAATAATGGTGCTGATTCACTTAATTACACACAGATGATGTGAAACAACGCTAAATTTTCTAATATTGATGAAGCAGTTGATCTAACAACTGGATTCCTTCAAACAACACAAGAAAATAATGGTATTTTACTTTTATCACAAATTCCAATAGGTAATATATCTAAAGAAGATTTAAGATTACAAGTAGCTGATCAAAAACTATTAAGCATTGAAAAAGACTTGATTGCACAAATTTCTCAATTAGCAATTTCAGTTGCAATGTTAATTATTGTAAGTGTTATTATAACGTCTTCATTATTAATTATATTAATCGGAGATATTTATATAACACATTATGAAAGATTTATGATTTTAATGAAATCATTTGGTTACTCAAATTGAAAAGTTCAGAAATACTCGTTTGGAACTGTAACTATTTTATCTATTATTGGATGAATATTAGCTACATTATTAGCATGTGGATTGATAGCATTAATTATGTTCATGCTTAAAATGACAGGATTTGCTGTTCCATTCATTATTTCTTGGTGACCA